tgtcctgggatatgaaCATggagttattttacctgaaatgcacaaggtcctctactctgacaatccacacataaaacggtaaacagaatagtttctagtcatctctcctccttccaggcttcttTTTCTTTTGactttatatggtgattggcagcTAACTTTcataaggtgcattaccacaacTGACCTCAGTTCAtatttcaatcacccatgtgggcaTATGTTAAAAACCAATGagaagatggcacgtgggtatatgcttctataaaccaatgaggagaaaGGAAGTGGCAGGACCTGCAGTGTGTTctgtgcaatgattgaataatgtGTGAATTTATTTTGCGTACGTGACCgttgtggtcagcatgtaagcaAGTGGTATTGATCTTTATTCAGTCAACTAGGAATAGGTTAGTCTGTTAAGAGATGAATGTAGGAACTGCCATTTGTCCCGCACAGAGACTTTTAGAATTAGTGTTGATATTAAAAACTGCATCAGAGGTGGACAATCCTCCCCGGCCGTCGACCGTCTGTGTGCAGGTTTGTGTTTTAGCCAAGCAGTAAAACCTGATTCCGCAAATTCTTTAAATCAAGATGGCGCTCCATTTTCAGGGCAAAGTTTATGTGCACGATATCCCATATGTAAACGAGTAGAACCTGGCCATTGACTACGTCCTTCAGACACGATTCATATATGTATGcattatgccatttagcagacgcttttatccaaagtgactgtcATGCTTGTCTGATATTTTATGTATGGGTGACCGGTttcaagcgccatgctctaccaactgaactgtACAGGACCACTTTCCATACAGTCTTCTCATTGTCATGCTTGATTCTATTAATGTCTAAATATTGGTTTCCTATCAAATAAATGGTATTTTGAATCCCATGCTCTGGACAATTTTTCAAGCCATCTAGCCGTATTTTACTTATCGGAAAGCAGTAAATGTGCAGACGTAGAATGCTGATTAGTCCATTCTATCCATTCCGTTTCTATGCATTTAACCCTGTCCGATAGGCGAAACCCGGATTGATAACTTTTAAATAAACGGGGCCCTGGAGATACACTATACTGTTTTGTTTTCCAGGTACGAACACTTTTTGTTAGTGGCCTGCCAGTGGATATCAAACCTCGTGAACTGTACCTGCTGTTCAGACCATTTAAGGTAAGCATGAGATTAGTTTCCGAGACGATGGAAGAATTTGGCCTCCGTATTTAACTTGTTGTCCACTGCAACGGAGACGGCAGACAGTCCACTCCTGTCATTGGCTCTTCTGTTCTGTTTCCTGCATTTTTATATTAAAACATTTCATAATGAGAATAAACAAAATGCATATCAGTAGTATTGTCATTGTAACAGAATGTTTTAACAAACATCTTCTTCATCGGGTGCTAATGTAGCTACCTTAGTTTGACGTTATTACAAAGCAGATGCCCATATGATTAATTATATATTGTTATTACCTTCTTACAATACCACACAGGACTCCAGAAATATTGAAAGTAGTAACGCTACATCACTGTTCATCTACACTACATTGTATATTATTAATCAACATGTACAGTTTCATTAACCCTCCCTGACCAAAATGGAAGTGGTATCCCTCACACATGGATGGTCTTGTGGAATGTGTAAATGAATAGCACTGCTATTGGCCAACTATCCCAGTGACCCAACTCCCCTCCAGGTCAAGAAGATTAGGATTCATCCATTTCCTTTCATGTGTGATTCATGACAAGCTTTCAAAGCAATTCTATGAAATCACTGAAACCAGTCCATTCTCCGCCTGTTTTCATAGATTAGTTTCCATTGGATATATTGTTTGTCAGACTGGTTGTAGTCTGTACTATCTGCTGTTGTATCATTCTGTATATTGGATCTGAAGCTTTATTTTGGCAATCGACCTCCCAACCCTTCCAGCTTGCTTTTTCTACACGCAAAGATATTGTAGACAGGTTTTTTGTCCTGGAAAAAAACACAGGCCCACATGCTTTTTAGTGATTTGTATGAAGCAAAGTAGATGGGATTCAGCTGCCTCTGTTATTAGTTGTATGCATTTAGTGTTACATTTCTGTTGAAGGTGGTTTGCATTTCCTGAAAGGACGAAAACACTCCGAACCTAACATCGTCTTAAGTTGTTTAATTTCCCCATGTCTGTATATCAGGATTAGAAGACTTCTCATCCATCAATACCAGTCAGGCTCAAATCTCCTACATTCCCCAGGAATCTGACTCATACTGACATCCAAACCAAAGATTTCTTGGCCCGTTTAAAACAACTAAGAATGATTCACATGAATTCACTGGTTGTTGAACAGCCTATGAAGTTGGTTGGAAGATTTCAACAAACGGAATAGTTCAGGAGAAGGCTGGAGCATCAGTTaacattaaatacagttggaCCTATGCAGTAAAATATAATGGGTTCCTTTAAAATGAGACAAATACCTAATTACAGGTCTGAGGTGAGTGCATGTCTGGCTTCCTGCATGTGACTTCATCGTTGTTAATTGGATGTCTTCTCTTACAGGGTTATGAGGGTTCACTGATTAAGTTGACATCAAAACAGGTGAGATGCTTTCTGTTATTACTATAGGGGACTCATGGCCCCAAATGAGGGCTTTATGAGGAGAACACCTTGGATTGAGTGGCATTGTTCAGTTTTCCTACCACCATTTGGGTAATCAAAAAGTGTTACATGGCTAATTAACGTTGGATTGCTAACATTGGTCTAGTTAATAATTTTTCAATAGGAAACAACCTTCCCATGCAGTTGCCGTGCTTTCATCTTATAATATTAAACCTATGTGGTTTAGCTTCTGTTGTGAATTGTCTAATGCATTTATGATTCAGTCCCATTGTATTCTGACCATTTACCTGAAGTGTACTTGGGCAGTCTTCCTATGCTAACCTGTTGAGGTGGACATTAGGGGCCCTTTGTCTcagtgttctctcctctcttccagccAGTTGGGTTTGTCACCTTTGACAATCGGACTGGAGCCGAAGCTGCCAAAAACGCACTAAACGTAAGCATCAGACCAGGCGGACAGTTGACAGTAGCCGTGAATAGTTGCAATGTCTTCATCCACCCTGGACACAAGGATTTTGCCCAAAAATGTGTTGCTTTGTTTCTTTCTGTGGTATATAGCTACATGGTAATGCTTTGCGTAAAGCCTGCATTGTGCTTAATAACTTGGTATAATCCTTTTTAGAAGTCTTTAGAATCATTAGAAGATTGGACCTAAAGGTGGCATACACAATCATTATGTAATCGAGTCATACAAAACAGAACTGTCATAATGCAGGCTTTAAGTTAAGAGTTACGCTACATTTTTGACTCAACCTCTTCTGTCCTGTTTCTAACCTATGAGGTATGGTTGGGGGGTTTCACTGCTGGGCTAACGGAGTTCCTCTGATCACTCAAACAAAGCATTTTGTCTCTTACAATTCAAGGGCAGGGCCATTTTTGGAAACAGAGACCAGAATCCTGTAGACTTACGGTAGTTAACTTTGGTATAATTGGACACATCTTTCGTAATACGTTATAGCTCTCCTAATTTGCATATCACTGCTTAGCCATATAAATATATTGTATATAGAGCTACATTGGTAGTGTTTTGAACACCTTCTGTAATATAACTTCTTATTCTGTCACTACGTAGCCACATTGGCTGTATCTAACACAGCTCTCATAGCATAGTCTTCCTTATAGGAACATCACAGCCTGTAGCCACGTAAGCAGTctcgcactcacacacaccaacatactcACCTGCATGTGGGCACAATGCTTAgggcacagaaacacaaccaggGTCAACCACATCCAAGACCAAGTCTTTCACAGCTTCCTCTCCTCGTTTCCTTCTCTCCATCATGAAAGGGCTCAATATGGTGGAAGTAATGTGCTGAGTACCTACCCAAACCATGTGTCCTTAAGTAGTCATGGAGAGGAGTGTACTAGTGCCCTGTGAGACTACTTTAAAAAAAGTATGCATCCTTCCACCTTTTCCTCTTTGATGTTGTCACTGATCTGATGCGGTTGGATTGGTCAAGACAAAAGGGAAACTTCACTTTTCTTATCCAGTCACGTATAAGATCAGTGGTTACCTTAATGAAGGTGGGGGGGGGAAATATGCATTGGACAAGTATTGGAGCGGGGCCAATGGAGAGGGGGTCATGTAAGGCTGTTGACACACTTGCCCTAGGCCTGGACTCACCTAGGCCACCTTTACAATACTGTGTCCCCGTcccgtctctcctctcagggCATCCGTTTTGACCCCGAGTGCCCCCAGACCCTGCGCTTAGAGTTTGCTAAAGCCAACACGAAGATGGCAAAGAGTAAGCTGATGGGCACACCGAACCCCACTAATATCCACCCTGCTCTAGGAGCTCACTTCATTGCACGGGACCCATGTAAGTTGTTACGGCTTCACAACACCACTCTAGCCTCGACCCACACTCTCACCACTGTGCCAGTTATTCCCCCTTTTCTCTTGCTTGGCGCGTTGCAGTAAACCCAACAATTGGGTGAAATAATCTAACTGAAGACTAACTCACCCGCCACATGCATGAGTCATCGGACTGTAGAGTTTAATCAATTTTTTTCTTCAATCCAGAATTTCTACAGTATCTGTGCTAGTCTGTCTCGGCCTAGACTGCAGGTGCCCCCTCTCTTGCCCATCCACCTGCTTGTTGCCCCTGGATGGGAGGGGTGGCACTGGAGGGCCCTGGCATTAATGACCTTAGTGATGTTTAAATGGTACTGCGATGACTTCTACCGGGTTTAGTTATATTGTTTCCACTTAAAGATCTACAATGTTATGACTGTAATTGCTTAACTTCGCTGACTAAGTCAGCCCAACGTAAATACTTCATACTTTCTATCAGGAATATTCACGCAAAGAGGAAAGCAAGACAATGACGCTCCTACTTTAACTTTACAGTTCACATGTACTGTATAGTGGATTCCGTAGGGTTTTGAGTGCAATGTTCTAGTTGGCGGCGATTTCTGCTCATTCAGTTAACAGCCTCTAAGCACTACTGATAATGTCAATGGGGGAATTTGAACAGATAATTGTTATACCCAATACTGTTTCCCCGGCCCTTTTACCTCCTGCACGTTTCCAGATGACCTGACGGGGGCGGCATTGATTCCAGCGTCCCCGGACACGTGGACCCCGTACCCCCTGTACACCACGGAGCTGACCCCCGGGCTCCCTCACGGCGCCTTCGCCTATCCTGCagcggctgctgctgctgcagcccTCCACGCCCAGGTACGGGACCAACTGGTCTCTCTTCGCTTtagtccttccatctctccactcaCTGCAGTTCAGTAAGAATGGAAGTCAATAGGTCCGCCCTTGTGCTCTTGACATTCTCCCAGAGACTCATTAGCCCAGTGCCAATTCAATGCCTTGACGCCATCCTTAAAGGTCGACTCAGCAATACAACGCCATCAAACACGTACGCATTGACGTCTGCAAGTGGGAAGTCACCCCAACAGAATTGTTGGCTCTTTTGCGCACTTGAGGCAGGTCCACTGGGATGAGCTGTTAGTTGCATTCTTGGCAGATCTGAATTTTGTTTTCTGTGAACAGGAAATTGCCCCGCTATGTGTATAATCTCATATGGTCTACCTTTAACGCTCTGTTAAGCTTCAAACTGACTTATACCACAGAGGAAGTTATTTCTGACTCACTGAACTAGTAGCCTCCCCTTCTCTGTTCTCTACGCTAGTAGCCTCCCCTTCTCTGTTCTCTACGCTAGTAGCCTCCCCTTCTCTGTTCTCTACGCTAGTAGCCTCCCCTTCTCTGTTCTCTACGCTAGTAGCCTCCCCTTCTCTGTTCTCTACGCTAGTAGCCTCCCCTTCTCTGTTCTCTACGCTAGTAGCCTCCCCTTCTCTGTTCTCTACGCTAGTAGCCTCCCCTTCTCTGTTCTCTACGCTAGTAGCCTCCCCTTCTCTGTTCTCTACGCTAGTAGCCTCCCCTTCTCTGTTCTCTACGCTAGTAGCCTCCCCTTCTCTGTTCTCTACGCTAGTAGCCTCCCCTTCTCTACGCTAGTAGCATGCCCTTCTCTACGCTAGTAGCATGCCCTCACAGCCCCTCTCATTGATTCTCACCAGAGAATAGCTCCCACTGCTTCCTAGGTGTCTGGGCCTGAAAGCTGCAAGTGTGACGGGAGGCTTTAATGCATCCCCACCTTCAGAGTTCACTTCCTTCCTGTTAAGTCCATATCCAGCCTCACACAGTAGGGCCATTAGGGAGAGGAGACCATAGAGATCATATTAAATTACCTTTTCTAAATCGATGGAGGAGACACTCCTACCCAGTGATGGAAATGGACTTCACTCAGAAATACCCAAGTAGGGAGGTTTGGGGACAGACTGATGGACGTATCGCCGGCCACATAGTTTACACCTGGAATCCAGGGCCACAATCTCTAGGATAACATTGAAACGTTACATCTGTTCATTACATTTCTAGCTGCAATTCGGCTTCATGTCAGAGGCGTGTTCTTTATATATTTCTATCCGAACCTTCAACAATGTTGTCCCCTGTTGAACTAGGCCCTGTTCTAAGTGGGTTCCCCCTCAATTCCACCACTGCTTCTCCCTTTAAGTGAGACACTTGTGAGGAAACTAGCCCATGATAAAGAAGCCAGCTATAGGACCCTTCAACCAGCCTTTCCATCGGTGTGCTGTAGGAATGCTCTCACTGCAAACTGAGGCAGAGAACTGTCTGAAGTCCTGCCATTGCTAGCTAATTGCGGTCTAAGTGCTGGTGTTATGGTACAATGGGCTACACTGCAGTAGTCAGGCCCGGCAAGAATGGAAACTTTCTGCCACGGGTCATTTGAAGTTCAACGCCAAGCTCACTTGTGTAATGTATGAACATGGTGGAGTGTTACCCTGTGAAATGGGCAGCGATTGTTTGTCATTGGGTAAAACAACCTCAGAAATGTGTGGTATTTACTGGGAGAAAACTGTCGGTCATGACAATCTTCTTTGGCGGTGATAACTTACTGTCCATGTCCTTGATTGGAACAAGCTTTTCTGTTTGAAATGGAAAGGGGAGTTCCTAATTGCCATCTGATGAAAGATCCCTCAAATGCTCTGAATTTGTTCCAGCCAACACTCATGTCGAATGAATGAGGGAAATACACTGAACTTCGTATATTTGCCAAACCACCAATGAATTGTAAGTCTCCAAAACCAAAGCTTACCTTACATTTACCGGTAGTTCACCCTGTCATGGTCAAATTTCAGGTGTCTTTTGTTTGAAATCCTAAGGCAATAACTCGTATACAAAGTATGAACTGTTGTTCCTGTCAATTTGTACTGTGCCATGGTGTACCTGTTTGACCTCATTTAGTCCAACCAAACTAGTTGGACCAGAGGTATGGAAAGGTAGTTGTCAATCAGTTGCTTTTAAGATGGAAATGTTGATCACATGGAAATGCGACAAGCAAGCTATTCCATGAATGTTGTGTTACGATACTGTTCATTGTCATAGGGCAGCTGTGACCCACATTCCTATGGTCTATGAATGACCACTGCTTAAAGGAACAGTTCATCCAAATCTCTGAAATGTGTTATCCTTTTAGCGCTTTTCAATAGGTGACAAGACTTCAGTCCACAATTAGGATAACGTTAATTTATTTTCCTTTCTGTCTAAAGTCTTGTTTCCTACAGTCCTGCTGGGAAATCTCACTGGATGCGATCAATTGTTATTGTCTGACTGGTTTGTTTGGTCTCTCTAGATGCGCTGGTACCCTACTCCATCTGAAACTAACCAGCCAGGATGGAAGTCCCGGCAGTTCTGTTAGATATTTAGTGAGTATCTTTATACAAGTGCTTTCATCAAAAGTTTTTCAGAACGTACAATATGGATTACATTAAAATGATCGAAAATTACTTTTGTCCAATTTCCCCCTTCAGATGTATTTTGGGAACCATACCTTCTCCGTCCAGTTGAAGGGAGGTTTAACTGAGCTCGTCATTAATTTAATCAGGTTTATTTAATGGACAAATGTGCATTACAGACCTATTCATGTTCTCTGGAGGGGTCTGAACTGACAACCTTGCCATCGACAGATTGAGCTGATTTCCTTTTGGCAACTATTCCGGTACCATCTTAGCACTTCCAAACCTCCACGTGAGCCAAGTAAACGCCGTAGCAAATAACGACCTGAAGAGAATAACCCTCTGAAGAAGTTATACATTATAAAGCAACTCCTTGGGTTATGGCCTAGAGAGATAAGAGTTCACTCCTTGCATGTTGGAGTATTTTTGGCATGAATTAGAAAGCAGAGTTCTGTGTCCTTGTTTTTCTTAGTGATTGTGTTGCTTCTTTATCTGGACCTAAAGTCCAGACAATGAATCCCCTTTGCTTCCTGTGTATTCCTGGTCTTACCTGTGAAAGATGGACTGTTGTGTAGATGGCTCCTCTTGCATGGACCTTGTAGAATGCACCCCTAGGTTCTGACAATCCCAGTCTCTCCCAAAATATCAATGTCTATAAAGAGTATATTTGAGCAAATGCAAAGTACAAGTATTTTTGTACTTTTGTTTAATGTATATTTATGCATTTTGTGCTACTAAATAATGAACGTGTGTTTGTTTAGGAGTATTTTGTGTTTTGGTGTTTTGCTCTATAATCCTGTAAGTACTTTTTAAAAAAAGTGCAATTGTATTTGTTTGAGGGTCTACTGAAATATTACAGAATTCTAACAGTGGCCCATGTGCCATTTGGACTGCTAAGAAATTAATTGCTGTAAAATGTTTATTCAGAATGTGAAACTGGACTACAAACATGAAGGGGTTGCTTTTGGAAGCCATTTTTTTTAATGGTTTAGCAGGATTAGGTGGATGGAGAAATTTAAGTTTGCAGTTTAGAATAAGTTTGTCTCTGTATCTGCTGAACATGAGATGTACAACTGTTCCCATTTTATGAATTAAACAAAGTGAATGCAATTATTTTTCTGATTGAATTAACCACGTCTAAACTATGCATGTCCTTTGTGTTATGCCTAAACTATGCTTTCGCTGACTCACTTTACAGTACATCAGAGCTTAATTTCAGATGTTTCCAGGTCAATTATACATTTTAAACGTACTATTCTATTAGTCTCTTTGTATTACCAGTAGAGCTGACCTACACCACCCACTCTGCCCTCTGAAGATGTTATGTGTTTCTGCCCAACCAAGCATGATGGCTTCTCAAGGGATTAAGTGGCCATTTTCAATAGAACCAGCTGCTTATTTACATTGGGTGATGCACTGCTGGGATTCTGTCCAATTTCATGGTCTGTTTTGTGGCCAGAATAAGCATTCATGGTTTTCAATACAATTTTGGCTTATGACTAGTTAATACtttctggaccccaggaagggtAGTAATATCATTTGAACTATGATAAACCATAAGTCTATGAAACAATTTAACGTTAAAGCTAAGATGCTGACTTGTCAACAAACTAATCCACATGGGGTAGAAATGAGAGTACCAAACTGCCTTTCCTGGCCTGTTCAGTCAATACAAATATTGGTTGTAGGCACTCTTGCTCTAATGACTAGTCGTCTCAATGGGTGAAACTGATTTCAGCAGCATACTCTACACAACTTTGGATGTGGTTTGTGATCAAACAGGATGAAACATTCGATCTCGAGTTCATAAAAAGTGAAGAATCAGTAGCTTGCCCCACATTACAGCAGCTTGACCTTCAGGGAAACGGGACATAACACAAGACCTGTGCTTTTATGCAATAGAGTTGATTTGACAGGATATCGATGACGCCTGCTGTGACATCATGCATGCTATGGATTAAGGACAGATGGGTGCTTCGGCGGCCATCTTCTGCACCAACCAAATCTGAAAGTAAAAGGTAGCAGGTCAAAAACATCCGACAATGAAGTCTTTCCAAGGCATTATTGTAATCGGTGAGCAATGAACAGAATTCTGATTGGTCATTCAAAATATAGTGTTTGTGAATGTATCAATGAAATGGTCTTATGTAGATTTGTAACCTAGGCCTATTTGAATTAGTATGTTTGTAAAGGAATCACTTTCACAACAGGTATAAACAAGTATTTGATATTAGCAAGCGTGACAGATTTAATTATGTGCATATAGTTTTAGTTCCCCATTACAATAGCAATGAACTGACATACAGTACTATAATGAAATAATTCACCATATACCATTAATGATGAATCAATTATGATTGCAtgatggatggggggggggggggtcacaggcTAAAACAAGAACATACACAAAAACAAATTATTTGTTTCGGTGCTGTATATACTGTAAACACGTgcatgtggggcggcagggtagcctagtagttagagcgttggactagtaactggaaggttgcaagttcaaacccccgagctgacaaggtacaaatctgtcgttctgcccctgaacaggcagttaacccactgttcctaggccgtcattgaaaataagagtttgttcttaactgacttgcctagttaattaaaggtttttaaaaaatgtgtgttttttttgtatcaTTAGATACTTGTTTGAATAGGTTAGACTAGAGGTTGCCCCTGTAATATAACAATTGAAATTTCCCTTATGGTGACATCCATTAGGGGAAATGTACATTATTCATAACCACTCAGATAGGCAGGTTTACATATGGAATGTTTTGGCATGGTGGTCAATGGCCAACAGTCTGCATTTGAAAGGAAAAATGAATAGTTTAAAGTTGTATTTGTTGCATGCACAAGTACAGCAccagtacagtgaaatgtttaacttgcaagccctaaccaacagcgAAATAGTGACAATAGTGACAAGTTCCAAAGCAACTACAGATACTTATACAAATCCATGAGAGAGGAACAAGTGCGTCATCTACACGTATGCAGTCACACAAGAACCATGTTCACTTTAGTAGAGTAAGCATGCCCCCTTGTGACAAACTGAAGTAATAAAATGTGTTCTGTTGTTGGCTGACTCCATCTGTTAACAACCTGTAGCCTCCACTCCTTGGCACATGAGTtcatctgagaggattggatatGGAGAATATTCAGAGCCGGTCCTGACCCCCCTGGGGCCCTAAGAAACAATCTGCTAAGGGGCCCTCCTCCCCGACCCGTGACAACATGTGAGTtcatctgagaggattggatatGGAGAATATTCAGAGCCGGTCCTGACCCCCCTGGGGCCCTAAGAAACAATCTGCTAAGGGGCCCTCCTCCCTGACCCGTGACAACATGTGAGTtcatctgagaggattggatatGGAGAATATTCAGAGTTGGTCCTGACCCCCCTGGGGCCCTAAGAAACAATCTGCTAAGGGGCCCTCCTCCCTGACCCGTGAGAACATGTAAACCATTGTTCATtgccacacagtcacacctgacaCTTCAGTGCTCCCAGTACAATCCTCCCTCCTTTAAAATCTGTCGGTCTAAGAATAAGTAGACCTATACAGAACAGACTGAGGTATAAACATGCCATATTTATTGAACATAATATTTTCTATAGAATCTTAAGTGAATACTAACATTAACATAAATAAGAAATtgtagaaaataataatatataacacTGTTGCTTTGGCTCTGCTGCCTGGTAATGAGTCCAGTCCTCACAATATTATACAATTAGCTTTGTCTATACAATGTAAACATAAGCCTATAGGCTCTGGCTGCAGCTATGTGTcttaaaatagtcaaataaaaccTATACAGCTGTGTGATTAACTTTGGTTTCCTCTACAGCCTGGGCATTTTCAGCATCAGCATGGACACCAGTCTGTCTGGACACCAGTCTGTCTGGGCATCAGTCTGTCTGGGCACCAGTCTGTCTGGGCACCAGTCTGTCTGGACACCAGTCTGTCTGGACACTAGTCTGTCTGGACACCAGTCTGTCTGGGCACCAGTCTGTCTGGACACCAGTCTGTCTggacaacaaattcttatttacaatgatggcctaccaaaaggcaaaagacctcctgcggggacgggggctgggatttaaacatttaaataaattaaattaaaatataggagaaaacacacatcacgacaagagagacaacacaacatgaaaagagacttaaagacaacaacatagcatggtaacaacacatgacaacaacatggcagcaacacaacatggcagcagcacagggtacaaacattattgggcacagacaacagcacaaagtgcaagaaggtagagacaacaatacatcacattacacaaagcagccacaactgtcagtaagagtgtccatgattgagtctttgaatgaagatattgagataaaactgttcagtttgagtgtttgttgcagctcgttccagtcgctagctgcagtgaactgaaaagacgagtgacccagggatgtgtgtgctttgggaacCTTACTACAAGGGGATTTGAACTTTTGAACTTGACATTGAAGAGCAATTTTATATGGTTGGCATTTCAAACTATTGTTAGTTGAATGCTGTTGCTAGGGAAAATATATCACCCAGACACTCTAAACTGCAACAGTTGTAAGAGTCAGGCGTTAGATATTCAACATTATGTGTCAGCATCACCAATCTGTTATGGGTTCTAAAAGTCTGAAATGTTTATTTAAGCAATAGGCCCGGGGGTGTGTGGTACATGgataatataccacggctaagggctgttcttacgcacgacgTAACGCAGAGTGCTAGGACACAGCACTTAGCCGTGATACATCGTCCATATATCACAAAcgccccgaggtgccttattgctattttaaactggttaccaatgtaattagagcagtatgAATAAATGTTtctcatacccatggtatacggtctgatataccacagctttcagcattcagagctcgaaccgcccagtttataataactgtaataccatggcattgttgaatactccttTCTGACTGTCTTGAAGGGCCTTCTATAGTGTGAATTATTTCCCATAATAATGCACAGTATATTAGCATGGTATAATTCAATGACTATAGTATATTTtttacatgttctatgtttgagctgcttttaaAAGCAAAAGTCAAATTGAAAACATGACTGGCATTGTTGAAAttgattttcataatagcaagctaggactgatggtttgatTAGCTAGAGAACAGatgtagctatctagtaaacttgctagctaattaactggatgttgaacacatttctacctgcaAATGAACATTCTACACAAAATAATGTCACTAT
This sequence is a window from Oncorhynchus clarkii lewisi isolate Uvic-CL-2024 chromosome 26, UVic_Ocla_1.0, whole genome shotgun sequence. Protein-coding genes within it:
- the LOC139384740 gene encoding RNA-binding protein, mRNA-processing factor 2a-like: MSITSLKSDSETNNVSIEEEVRTLFVSGLPVDIKPRELYLLFRPFKGYEGSLIKLTSKQPVGFVTFDNRTGAEAAKNALNGIRFDPECPQTLRLEFAKANTKMAKSKLMGTPNPTNIHPALGAHFIARDPYDLTGAALIPASPDTWTPYPLYTTELTPGLPHGAFAYPAAAAAAAALHAQMRWYPTPSETNQPGWKSRQFC